The Piliocolobus tephrosceles isolate RC106 chromosome 2, ASM277652v3, whole genome shotgun sequence genome window below encodes:
- the PLSCR5 gene encoding phospholipid scramblase family member 5 isoform X2, with the protein MASKDAQNQRRGLPSFLPGAPDPDQSLPASSSNPGNQAWQLSLPLPSSFLPTLDLIIIHQQVELLGIILGTETSNKYEIKNSLGQRIYFAVEESICFNRTFCSTLRSCTLRITDNSGREVITVNRPLRCNSCWCPCYLQELEIQAPPGTIVGYVAQKWDPFLPKFTIQNANKEDILKIVGPCATCGCFGDVDFEVKTINEKLTIGKISKYWSGFVNDVFTNADNFGIHVPADLDVTVKAAMIGACFLFDFMFFEHSLAGL; encoded by the exons ATGGCCTCTAAAG ATGCCCAGAACCAAAGAAGAGGTCTGCCTAGTTTTCTTCCTGGAGCTCCAGACCCAGACCAAAGccttcctgcctcatcttccaATCCAGGGAACCAAGCATGGCAGCTGAGTCTCCCTTTGCCAAGCAGTTTCCTGCCAACA TTAGACCTGATAATTATACACCAGCAGGTGGAACTGCTTGGAA TCATACTTGGTACTGAGACCTCCAACAAATATGAGATTAAAAACAGCTTGGGACAAAGAATTTACTTTGCAGTGGAGGAAAGCATCTGCTTCAATCGTACTTTCTGTTCCACTCTGCGATCTTGCACCCTGAGGATCACAGATAACTCAGGTCGAGAGGTCATTACAGTGAATAGGCCCTTGAGATGTAACAGCTGCTGGTGCCCTTGCTACCTACAAGAG TTAGAAATCCAAGCCCCTCCTGGTACTATAGTTGGTTACGTTGCACAGAAGTGGGACCCCTTTCTCCCTAAATTCACAATCCAAAATGCAAACAAAGAAGACATTTTGAAAATTGTTGGTCCTTGTGCAACATGTGGCTGTTTTGGCGATGTGGATTTTGAG GTGAAAACCATTAATGAAAAGCTTACAATTGGGAAGATTTCAAAGTACTGGTCAGGATTTGTAAATGATGTCTTCACAAATGCTGACAATTTTGGAATTCATGTTCCTGCAGATCTAGATGTAACAGTCAAAGCAGCCATGATCGGTGCCTGTTTTCTCTTT GATTTTATGTTCTTTGAACATTCACTGGCTGGATTATAA
- the PLSCR5 gene encoding phospholipid scramblase family member 5 isoform X1 — translation MASKDAQNQRRGLPSFLPGAPDPDQSLPASSSNPGNQAWQLSLPLPSSFLPTVSLPPGLEYLSQLDLIIIHQQVELLGIILGTETSNKYEIKNSLGQRIYFAVEESICFNRTFCSTLRSCTLRITDNSGREVITVNRPLRCNSCWCPCYLQELEIQAPPGTIVGYVAQKWDPFLPKFTIQNANKEDILKIVGPCATCGCFGDVDFEVKTINEKLTIGKISKYWSGFVNDVFTNADNFGIHVPADLDVTVKAAMIGACFLFDFMFFEHSLAGL, via the exons ATGGCCTCTAAAG ATGCCCAGAACCAAAGAAGAGGTCTGCCTAGTTTTCTTCCTGGAGCTCCAGACCCAGACCAAAGccttcctgcctcatcttccaATCCAGGGAACCAAGCATGGCAGCTGAGTCTCCCTTTGCCAAGCAGTTTCCTGCCAACAGTCAGTCTCCCTCCTGGTCTAGAATATTTAAGCCAG TTAGACCTGATAATTATACACCAGCAGGTGGAACTGCTTGGAA TCATACTTGGTACTGAGACCTCCAACAAATATGAGATTAAAAACAGCTTGGGACAAAGAATTTACTTTGCAGTGGAGGAAAGCATCTGCTTCAATCGTACTTTCTGTTCCACTCTGCGATCTTGCACCCTGAGGATCACAGATAACTCAGGTCGAGAGGTCATTACAGTGAATAGGCCCTTGAGATGTAACAGCTGCTGGTGCCCTTGCTACCTACAAGAG TTAGAAATCCAAGCCCCTCCTGGTACTATAGTTGGTTACGTTGCACAGAAGTGGGACCCCTTTCTCCCTAAATTCACAATCCAAAATGCAAACAAAGAAGACATTTTGAAAATTGTTGGTCCTTGTGCAACATGTGGCTGTTTTGGCGATGTGGATTTTGAG GTGAAAACCATTAATGAAAAGCTTACAATTGGGAAGATTTCAAAGTACTGGTCAGGATTTGTAAATGATGTCTTCACAAATGCTGACAATTTTGGAATTCATGTTCCTGCAGATCTAGATGTAACAGTCAAAGCAGCCATGATCGGTGCCTGTTTTCTCTTT GATTTTATGTTCTTTGAACATTCACTGGCTGGATTATAA